A single region of the Musa acuminata AAA Group cultivar baxijiao chromosome BXJ1-11, Cavendish_Baxijiao_AAA, whole genome shotgun sequence genome encodes:
- the LOC108952070 gene encoding uncharacterized protein LOC108952070: MKKILRSSSRAEKPPAEMSTTGGSTDDSSESPASTPCDVDDHNDSSCSSLPQTVSFFAHPQHDLTLVSKVDEVKGSEGECKLCFEKLDATFYHCKACLLSYHPMCAQLSPTLTESASHPEHELALVPHLPGVCLECKESIKLWRYRCAPCGVDLHPQCALPGLPLTVSFFGHPQHDLKLSSRADEAQGSEGKCLLCFTKLGASFYHCKSCLVNYHPMCALLPPTASGASFHPDHELALVPHLPGVCEACKEDIKIWRYRCASCRVDLHPQCAGVSIEVGAGSLQIQDQEKDTGSSSGRQLQRQWTKRGRVAGKFVLRVGLNAAGANVGVPLGNLLIK; this comes from the coding sequence ATGAAGAAGATACTCCGTTCCAGTAGTCGTGCCGAGAAACCCCCGGCCGAGATGAGCACGACCGGCGGTTCCACCGATGACAGCTCCGAGTCTCCGGCTTCCACCCCCTGCGACGTCGACGACCACAACGATTCCTCCTGTTCGAGTTTACCCCAGACCGTCTCCTTCTTCGCCCACCCGCAGCATGATCTGACGTTAGTCTCCAAGGTCGACGAAGTGAAGGGATCAGAGGGCGAGTGCAAGCTTTGCTTCGAGAAGCTGGATGCCACGTTCTACCACTGCAAGGCGTGCCTGCTTAGCTACCATCCGATGTGCGCGCAGCTGTCGCCCACGCTGACTGAGTCAGCGTCGCACCCGGAGCATGAGCTGGCGCTGGTCCCGCATCTCCCCGGCGTTTGCCTCGAGTGCAAGGAGAGCATCAAGTTATGGCGCTACCGGTGCGCGCCATGCGGAGTGGACCTCCACCCGCAGTGTGCCTTACCCGGTTTACCTCTCACCGTCTCCTTCTTCGGCCACCCGCAGCATGATCTGAAGTTATCCTCGAGAGCTGATGAAGCGCAGGGATCAGAGGGCAAATGCCTGCTTTGCTTCACGAAGCTGGGTGCCTCGTTCTACCATTGCAAGTCGTGCCTGGTGAACTACCACCCGATGTGCGCGCTGCTGCCGCCCACGGCGAGCGGCGCTTCGTTCCACCCTGACCATGAGCTGGCGCTCGTCCCGCATCTCCCCGGCGTCTGCGAGGCGTGCAAGGAGGACATCAAGATATGGCGTTACCGATGCGCGTCGTGCCGAGTCGACCTCCACCCACAGTGCGCCGGTGTTTCCATAGAAGTCGGCGCAGGGAGCCTTCAGATCCAAGACCAGGAGAAGGACACTGGCAGCAGCTCTGGCCGCCAGTTGCAGCGCCAGTGGACCAAACGGGGCCGTGTCGCGGGCAAGTTTGTGCTGAGAGTTGGGCTCAACGCAGCAGGTGCCAACGTCGGAGTACCGCTGGGGAACCTTCTCATCAAGTAG